One stretch of Streptomyces peucetius DNA includes these proteins:
- a CDS encoding thioesterase II family protein, which produces MSGSTTNTGAWLRRYHPADSAPTRLVCFPHAGGSATYYFPVSRALSPAVDVVAVQYPGRQDRRTEAPVDDISKLADILAEELRPSTDRPLALFGHSLGATLAYEVALRLEAEGVEPVMLFASGRRAPSCHRDNDAVYLSDDETLLGTIKALSGTSPELLEDDELLRSLLPAIRADYKAAETYRKRPGTPLLRCPVTVLTGDVDPEVTRAEADAWEGHTSGDFTLHEYSGGHFYLNEHAPSVISRIREVLVR; this is translated from the coding sequence ATGAGCGGCTCGACCACGAACACCGGCGCCTGGCTGCGGCGCTACCACCCGGCCGACTCGGCCCCGACCCGCCTGGTGTGCTTCCCGCACGCGGGCGGCTCTGCCACGTACTACTTTCCCGTGTCCCGGGCGCTGTCGCCGGCCGTCGACGTGGTGGCCGTGCAGTACCCGGGCCGGCAGGACCGCCGTACCGAGGCCCCGGTCGACGACATATCCAAGCTCGCCGACATCCTGGCCGAGGAACTGCGGCCGTCGACGGACCGTCCGCTCGCGCTCTTCGGCCACAGCCTGGGCGCCACCCTCGCCTACGAGGTCGCACTGCGACTCGAGGCCGAAGGCGTCGAGCCGGTGATGCTGTTCGCCTCCGGCCGGCGGGCGCCGTCCTGCCACCGGGACAACGACGCCGTCTACCTCAGCGACGACGAGACGCTGCTCGGCACCATCAAGGCCCTCAGCGGCACCAGCCCGGAGCTGCTCGAGGACGACGAGCTGCTGCGCAGCCTGCTGCCGGCGATCCGCGCCGACTACAAGGCCGCCGAGACCTACCGCAAGCGTCCCGGTACGCCGCTGCTGCGCTGCCCGGTCACGGTGCTGACGGGCGACGTCGACCCGGAGGTCACCCGCGCGGAGGCCGATGCGTGGGAGGGCCACACCTCGGGGGACTTCACCCTGCACGAGTACTCCGGCGGCCACTTCTATCTCAACGAGCACGCGCCGTCCGTGATCAGCCGCATCCGCGAGGTGCTCGTCCGCTGA